In Saccharothrix syringae, the following are encoded in one genomic region:
- a CDS encoding muconolactone Delta-isomerase, with the protein MLFYVQMKWNHEGRITLDELWEIEQEEAVHAQETLDSGFAVGLWKVAAQKRVIGIIDAPSAEELDRTALGRLPMREYLEFEEVWPLRDYLGFAEDVLKRYQV; encoded by the coding sequence ATGCTGTTCTACGTCCAGATGAAGTGGAACCACGAGGGCCGCATCACGCTCGACGAGCTGTGGGAGATCGAGCAGGAGGAGGCGGTGCACGCCCAGGAGACGCTGGACTCCGGGTTCGCCGTGGGCCTGTGGAAGGTGGCCGCGCAGAAGCGGGTCATCGGCATCATCGACGCGCCCAGCGCCGAGGAGCTGGACCGCACCGCGCTGGGCCGGCTGCCGATGCGCGAGTACCTGGAGTTCGAAGAGGTCTGGCCGCTGCGCGACTACCTCGGGTTCGCCGAGGACGTCCTCAAGCGCTACCAGGTCTGA
- a CDS encoding EthD domain-containing protein, which yields MIHQLIFASPRPGMTVREFQDYWVDVHAVRYASKIPQIRKYLIDTTFDAGVDLGNGDPKWRGVAEIWLRPEEQVASLQSEEFLQGARPDEPNWAAFWQTLVLDTEAHELKAGPALFKGQQWVKLMVLVKRKEGVSLEDFRAYSLHQHGELGLKLPGLRRYLQCHTVDGWYGIGEPTLDAAYQLWFDDVEALRDALESPEHKLMTEDYEAFVNPRYVHRLVTREHWVIGPEARS from the coding sequence GTGATCCACCAGCTGATCTTCGCCTCGCCCAGGCCCGGCATGACCGTCCGGGAGTTCCAGGACTACTGGGTCGACGTGCACGCCGTGCGGTACGCGAGCAAGATCCCGCAGATCCGCAAGTACCTGATCGACACCACCTTCGACGCCGGCGTCGACCTCGGCAACGGCGACCCGAAGTGGCGGGGCGTGGCCGAGATCTGGTTGCGCCCGGAGGAGCAGGTCGCCTCGCTGCAGAGCGAGGAGTTCCTCCAGGGCGCCCGCCCGGACGAGCCCAACTGGGCGGCGTTCTGGCAGACCCTCGTGCTCGACACCGAGGCGCACGAGCTCAAGGCCGGGCCCGCGCTGTTCAAGGGGCAGCAGTGGGTCAAGCTGATGGTCCTGGTCAAGCGCAAGGAGGGCGTGTCGCTGGAGGACTTCCGCGCCTACAGCCTGCACCAGCACGGCGAGCTGGGCCTGAAGCTGCCGGGCCTGCGCCGCTACCTCCAGTGCCACACCGTGGACGGCTGGTACGGCATCGGCGAGCCGACCCTGGACGCCGCCTACCAGCTGTGGTTCGACGACGTGGAGGCGCTGCGCGACGCCCTGGAGTCCCCCGAGCACAAGCTGATGACCGAGGACTACGAGGCGTTCGTCAACCCGCGGTACGTGCACCGGCTGGTCACCCGCGAGCACTGGGTCATCGGGCCCGAGGCCAGGTCGTGA
- a CDS encoding nuclear transport factor 2 family protein — protein sequence MHTFLRLLEEKDIDAWIELWAEGADHYYPFGTRMFPRHIVGKTAVYSRWKDTPEMFESWSFPITETWEDGNTVIARFEGDCLLRSGERYRNTYVSIFKFTETGHIHEYHEFFDPIVAAEQFGLARVDYR from the coding sequence GTGCACACGTTCCTCCGGCTGCTGGAGGAGAAGGACATCGACGCGTGGATAGAGCTGTGGGCCGAGGGCGCCGACCACTACTACCCCTTCGGCACCCGGATGTTCCCGCGCCACATCGTCGGCAAGACCGCCGTGTACTCGCGGTGGAAGGACACCCCGGAGATGTTCGAGAGCTGGTCGTTCCCGATCACCGAGACGTGGGAGGACGGGAACACCGTCATCGCCCGGTTCGAGGGCGACTGCCTGCTGCGCAGCGGCGAGCGGTACCGCAACACGTACGTGTCGATCTTCAAGTTCACCGAGACCGGGCACATCCACGAGTACCACGAGTTCTTCGACCCGATCGTGGCGGCCGAGCAGTTCGGGCTGGCGCGGGTCGACTACCGCTGA
- a CDS encoding FAD-binding oxidoreductase: MTTSTAPVAAELRGRVAGDVLVAGDAGYDSARRVWNGAVDRSPAVVVRAAGEGDVVHAVRAARERGLPLSVRGGGHDWAGRAVRDGGLVVDLTRLREVTADRYASTLGAQGGATAGGVAAVADRHGLAAVLGTVKAVGAAGLTLGGGYGLLLGKHGLALDNLVDARVVLADGRVAVAGEDEDLLWALRGGGGNFGVVTRATYRAHPLRAMTSGMVLFDLPQARSVLRGYRELTAAAPDELTVMTGFFAGPDGRALLYLLPAWSGNPSRGEQWARRLTSLGRPVSARVGQMSPLEVLGLLDAVVVDGRHTVAANRQLPEVGEEAAEVLVDAAARIPSPHSGVFVHHFHGAAARVPVASTAFALRRPHNLVEVVGTWEAGEDGAAHRAWVERLSADLAPLSLAGGYQNLLAPEETERVRVAYGANASRLFALKRRYDPENAFSAVPTLF, from the coding sequence ATGACGACATCGACGGCACCCGTCGCGGCCGAGCTGCGCGGCCGGGTGGCCGGTGACGTGCTGGTGGCCGGCGACGCCGGCTACGACAGCGCGCGCCGGGTGTGGAACGGCGCGGTCGACCGCTCGCCCGCGGTCGTGGTGCGCGCCGCGGGCGAGGGCGACGTCGTGCACGCGGTGCGCGCCGCCCGGGAGCGGGGCCTGCCGCTGTCGGTGCGCGGCGGCGGGCACGACTGGGCGGGCCGCGCCGTGCGCGACGGCGGCCTGGTGGTCGACCTGACCCGGCTGCGCGAGGTGACCGCGGACCGGTACGCCTCCACCCTGGGCGCGCAGGGCGGCGCGACCGCGGGCGGGGTGGCCGCGGTCGCCGACCGGCACGGCCTCGCGGCGGTGCTCGGCACCGTCAAGGCGGTCGGCGCGGCGGGCCTGACCCTGGGCGGCGGCTACGGCCTGCTGCTCGGCAAGCACGGCCTGGCCCTGGACAACCTGGTCGACGCGCGCGTCGTGCTCGCCGACGGCCGGGTCGCCGTGGCGGGCGAGGACGAGGACCTGCTGTGGGCGTTGCGCGGCGGCGGCGGCAACTTCGGCGTGGTCACCCGGGCCACCTACCGGGCGCACCCGCTGCGGGCGATGACCTCGGGCATGGTGCTGTTCGACCTGCCCCAGGCGCGCTCGGTGCTGCGCGGCTACCGCGAGCTGACCGCGGCGGCGCCGGACGAGCTGACCGTGATGACCGGGTTCTTCGCCGGCCCGGACGGCCGGGCGCTGCTGTACCTGCTGCCCGCCTGGAGCGGCAACCCGAGCCGGGGCGAGCAGTGGGCCCGGCGGCTGACCTCGCTGGGCAGGCCGGTCTCCGCGCGGGTGGGGCAGATGTCCCCGCTGGAGGTGCTGGGCCTGCTGGACGCGGTCGTGGTGGACGGCAGGCACACGGTCGCGGCGAACCGGCAGCTGCCGGAGGTCGGCGAGGAGGCGGCGGAGGTCCTGGTCGACGCGGCCGCGCGGATCCCGTCGCCGCACTCGGGGGTGTTCGTGCACCACTTCCACGGCGCGGCGGCGCGGGTGCCCGTCGCGTCGACCGCGTTCGCGCTGCGCCGACCGCACAACCTGGTCGAGGTGGTCGGCACGTGGGAGGCGGGCGAGGACGGGGCGGCGCACCGGGCGTGGGTCGAGCGGCTGTCGGCGGACCTGGCGCCGCTGTCCCTGGCCGGTGGGTACCAGAACCTGTTGGCGCCGGAGGAGACCGAGCGGGTGCGGGTCGCTTACGGGGCCAACGCGTCCAGGCTGTTCGCGCTCAAGCGGCGGTACGACCCGGAGAACGCGTTCAGCGCGGTGCCGACGTTGTTCTGA
- a CDS encoding MFS transporter: MSADLRPGFSRARSNLALAALFLGAFVMGSAELIVVGILNLIADDMGVSISAAGSLVTTYALGISIGGPLLTAVTIKFARKQLLQISLAAYVLGNVLAVVAGAFGLLLAARVLTGSLHGLFIGVAFAVGTGMMPPEKMGKAISFVFGGVAVSTALGVPLGTLVGQVWGWQASFVAIIVTGVLALVLAIAVIPPVPNSGLGGFGAQARHALAPKVLAMLGLGFLLMGGQFAGLTYLQPFLSDVTGVSGGTISIFLLVYGIANAVGTFLGGAAADRNASGTIVVGGLLVVAALVALYVAGSNPVVAAVALGVWGVVGFGIVPSIQYRVVGLAGPGRDFAATLPASAITAGIAVGALIGAAAVAAGGARGAVLTSLVICSVGVVVAYATSFLKPTPEAGPDVARAVAGEPAPTA, encoded by the coding sequence ATGTCCGCAGACCTGCGACCCGGTTTCAGCCGGGCGCGAAGCAACCTGGCCCTGGCCGCCCTGTTCCTCGGCGCGTTCGTCATGGGCAGCGCCGAGCTGATCGTGGTCGGCATCCTGAACCTGATCGCCGACGACATGGGCGTCTCGATCAGCGCGGCGGGCAGCCTGGTCACCACCTACGCGCTGGGCATCTCGATCGGCGGCCCGCTGCTGACCGCCGTCACCATCAAGTTCGCCCGCAAGCAACTGCTCCAGATCTCCCTGGCCGCCTACGTCCTCGGCAACGTCCTCGCGGTCGTGGCCGGCGCCTTCGGCCTGCTGCTCGCGGCACGCGTGCTCACCGGCTCGCTGCACGGCCTGTTCATCGGCGTCGCGTTCGCGGTCGGCACCGGCATGATGCCGCCGGAGAAGATGGGCAAGGCCATCTCGTTCGTCTTCGGCGGCGTCGCGGTGTCCACCGCGCTGGGCGTCCCGCTGGGCACCCTGGTCGGCCAGGTCTGGGGCTGGCAGGCGTCGTTCGTCGCGATCATCGTCACCGGCGTGCTGGCGCTCGTGCTGGCCATCGCCGTCATCCCGCCGGTGCCGAACTCGGGCCTGGGCGGCTTCGGCGCGCAGGCCCGGCACGCCCTGGCGCCGAAGGTGCTGGCCATGCTCGGCCTGGGCTTCCTGCTCATGGGCGGCCAGTTCGCCGGCCTGACCTACCTCCAGCCGTTCCTGTCCGACGTCACCGGCGTCTCCGGCGGCACGATCTCGATCTTCCTGCTGGTGTACGGGATCGCCAACGCCGTGGGCACGTTCCTCGGCGGCGCGGCGGCCGACCGCAACGCCTCCGGCACCATCGTGGTCGGCGGGCTGCTCGTGGTCGCGGCGCTGGTGGCGCTGTACGTGGCCGGCTCCAACCCGGTGGTGGCCGCGGTCGCGCTGGGCGTGTGGGGCGTGGTCGGCTTCGGCATCGTGCCGTCGATCCAGTACCGCGTGGTCGGCCTCGCCGGACCGGGCCGCGACTTCGCCGCCACCCTGCCGGCGTCCGCGATCACCGCGGGCATCGCGGTGGGCGCCCTGATCGGCGCGGCGGCCGTGGCGGCGGGCGGCGCGCGGGGTGCCGTGCTGACGTCGCTGGTGATCTGCTCGGTCGGCGTGGTCGTGGCCTACGCGACCAGCTTCCTCAAGCCCACGCCGGAAGCCGGCCCGGACGTGGCGCGGGCGGTGGCGGGGGAACCGGCGCCGACGGCCTGA
- a CDS encoding LLM class F420-dependent oxidoreductase — MRIGAIFPQLEIGDDPADIRDWALAVEEMGYAHVLAFDHVLGAGRGSRPDWRLYDNESTFHEVFVLFGYLAAVTTSLELVTGVLVLPQRQTALVAKQAAEVDVLSGGRLRLGVGVGWNPVEYRALGESFTDRGARSAEQVELMRRLWAEPSVTFEGRWHHVDDAGIKPRPAAGRIPVWFGGNAEAVLRRAGRLGDGWLPQRQPDATAAAMVARVRAHAEEAGRDPAAIGFEPRLVLADVPRGRWAPFADGWRELGATHLCVSTMGLGLKSVDEHLGVLRDVLDLLR; from the coding sequence ATGCGCATCGGCGCGATCTTCCCGCAGCTGGAGATCGGCGACGACCCGGCCGACATCCGCGACTGGGCCCTGGCGGTCGAGGAGATGGGCTACGCCCACGTCCTCGCCTTCGACCACGTGCTCGGCGCGGGCCGGGGCAGCCGTCCCGACTGGCGCCTCTACGACAACGAGAGCACGTTCCACGAGGTGTTCGTGCTCTTCGGCTACCTCGCCGCGGTGACCACCTCGCTGGAGCTGGTGACCGGCGTGCTGGTGCTGCCGCAGCGGCAGACCGCGCTGGTGGCCAAGCAGGCGGCCGAGGTCGACGTGCTCAGCGGCGGGCGGCTGCGCCTGGGCGTCGGCGTCGGCTGGAACCCGGTCGAGTACCGGGCCCTGGGCGAGTCGTTCACCGACCGGGGTGCGCGCAGCGCCGAGCAGGTCGAGCTGATGAGGCGGCTGTGGGCCGAACCGTCGGTGACCTTCGAGGGCCGGTGGCACCACGTCGACGACGCGGGCATCAAGCCGCGCCCGGCGGCCGGCCGCATCCCGGTCTGGTTCGGCGGCAACGCGGAGGCGGTGCTGCGCCGGGCGGGCCGCCTGGGCGACGGCTGGCTGCCGCAGCGGCAGCCGGACGCGACCGCGGCGGCGATGGTGGCCCGGGTCCGCGCCCACGCCGAGGAGGCCGGCCGGGACCCCGCCGCGATCGGCTTCGAGCCGCGGCTCGTGCTCGCCGACGTGCCGCGGGGGCGGTGGGCCCCGTTCGCCGACGGGTGGCGCGAGCTGGGCGCCACGCACCTGTGCGTGAGCACCATGGGGCTGGGCCTGAAGTCGGTCGACGAGCACCTGGGCGTGCTGCGGGACGTGCTCGACCTCCTGAGGTGA
- a CDS encoding SDR family NAD(P)-dependent oxidoreductase, with the protein MDLHLSGRVAVVTGASRGIGLAVTRALAEEGARVVAGARTLTPDLRALVAASGGAVRALSVDLSTQEAADRLVGEAVSAFGGVDVLVNNVGGVRPRMGGFLSITDEQWTWGLDVNLLVAVRATRAALPHLKAGSNIVNVSTVMSFLADPDVYDYTAGKAALSNFSKALSKEVGPKGVRVNTVSPGPVETELWTREDGIAPTVVRAVGVDQEAFLKEMASRMVTGRFTKAEEVADVVLFLASDRAANVHGSDFSIDGGMITTM; encoded by the coding sequence ATGGATCTGCACCTTTCGGGCCGGGTCGCGGTGGTGACCGGCGCGAGCCGCGGCATCGGCCTGGCCGTCACGCGGGCGCTGGCCGAGGAGGGCGCGCGCGTCGTCGCCGGCGCCCGCACCCTCACCCCCGACCTCCGCGCCCTGGTCGCCGCCTCGGGTGGCGCGGTGCGCGCGCTGAGCGTCGACCTGTCGACCCAGGAGGCCGCCGACCGGCTCGTCGGCGAGGCCGTGTCCGCGTTCGGCGGGGTCGACGTCCTGGTCAACAACGTCGGCGGCGTGCGGCCCAGGATGGGCGGGTTCCTGTCCATCACCGACGAACAGTGGACCTGGGGCCTGGACGTCAACCTGCTCGTCGCGGTCCGGGCCACGCGCGCCGCGCTGCCGCACCTGAAGGCCGGGAGCAACATCGTCAACGTCAGCACGGTGATGTCCTTCCTCGCCGACCCGGACGTGTACGACTACACCGCGGGCAAGGCCGCGCTGAGCAACTTCTCCAAGGCGCTGTCCAAGGAGGTCGGCCCGAAGGGCGTCCGGGTCAACACCGTCTCGCCCGGCCCGGTGGAGACCGAGCTGTGGACCCGCGAGGACGGCATCGCGCCGACGGTCGTGCGGGCGGTCGGCGTCGACCAGGAGGCGTTCCTCAAGGAGATGGCGAGCCGCATGGTCACCGGCCGCTTCACCAAGGCCGAGGAGGTGGCCGACGTGGTGCTGTTCCTGGCCAGCGACCGCGCCGCCAACGTCCACGGCTCCGACTTCTCCATCGACGGCGGCATGATCACCACCATGTGA
- a CDS encoding PP2C family protein-serine/threonine phosphatase, which translates to MVVAVGRWEVEALRTGVPEVLVVGAGAGVGEVVEAVREAGFGVGRIGVGEVGEGEVRPGVVLLAASMGLARALVVSRRLAEVGAGHVALVFDDGDLAALEACVRAGFDYVARPFSPTLLRGRLLSAWERGGGPVAAERVAVEETVRDYEHDLVVAHDVQAGFLPEALPEAPGWEFAARFRPARLVSGDFYDGFELLDGRRLGFVVADVCDKGIGAALFMALIRTLLRHNAEHTPATRVADGGPALSPRLAFGSGPLVQAVVDTNRYLARNHLKQGYFATVFFGVLDPLSGGLVYINCGHNPPVVVRADGTRTTLPPTGPALGMLADGEYRLGHVHLNPGDSLFAYTDGVVEARDARGRQFGADAMLGAVRPRRSAEQLLESVDGALRRHVDGAVQFDDITMLGLHRVDAAPMLGRVPLQPWEVGGSGRVPKHRAGVARRS; encoded by the coding sequence GTGGTGGTTGCGGTGGGGCGCTGGGAGGTGGAGGCGTTGAGGACCGGGGTGCCCGAGGTGCTGGTGGTCGGGGCGGGGGCCGGGGTGGGGGAGGTGGTCGAGGCGGTGCGGGAGGCCGGGTTCGGCGTCGGGCGCATCGGTGTGGGTGAGGTGGGGGAGGGTGAGGTGCGGCCCGGGGTGGTGCTGCTGGCGGCGTCGATGGGGTTGGCGCGGGCGCTGGTGGTGAGCAGGCGGTTGGCCGAGGTCGGGGCGGGGCACGTGGCGCTGGTGTTCGACGACGGCGACCTGGCGGCGCTGGAGGCGTGCGTGCGGGCCGGGTTCGACTACGTGGCGCGGCCGTTCTCCCCGACCCTGCTGCGCGGGCGGCTGCTGTCGGCGTGGGAGCGCGGCGGCGGGCCGGTGGCGGCGGAGCGGGTGGCGGTCGAGGAGACGGTGCGCGACTACGAGCACGACCTGGTCGTGGCGCACGACGTGCAGGCCGGGTTCCTGCCGGAGGCGCTGCCCGAGGCGCCCGGCTGGGAGTTCGCCGCCCGCTTCCGGCCGGCCCGCCTGGTCTCCGGGGACTTCTACGACGGCTTCGAGCTGCTCGACGGGCGCCGGCTCGGGTTCGTCGTGGCCGACGTGTGCGACAAGGGCATCGGCGCCGCGCTGTTCATGGCCCTGATCCGGACCCTGCTGCGGCACAACGCCGAGCACACGCCCGCGACCCGGGTGGCCGACGGCGGTCCCGCCCTGTCGCCGCGGCTGGCCTTCGGGTCCGGCCCGCTGGTGCAGGCGGTCGTGGACACCAACCGCTACCTGGCCCGCAACCACCTGAAGCAGGGCTACTTCGCCACGGTGTTCTTCGGCGTGCTGGACCCCCTGTCCGGCGGCCTGGTCTACATCAACTGCGGCCACAACCCGCCCGTGGTCGTCCGCGCCGACGGCACCCGCACCACGCTGCCGCCCACCGGGCCCGCGCTGGGCATGCTCGCCGACGGCGAGTACCGCCTGGGCCACGTCCACCTCAACCCCGGCGACTCGCTGTTCGCCTACACGGACGGGGTGGTGGAGGCCCGGGACGCGCGGGGCAGGCAGTTCGGCGCGGACGCGATGCTCGGGGCCGTGCGGCCGCGGCGGTCGGCGGAGCAGCTGCTGGAGTCGGTCGACGGCGCGCTGCGCCGGCACGTGGACGGCGCGGTCCAGTTCGACGACATCACCATGCTCGGGCTGCACCGGGTTGACGCCGCCCCCATGTTAGGGAGGGTTCCACTGCAACCTTGGGAGGTCGGCGGGTCCGGGCGGGTGCCCAAGCACCGCGCCGGCGTCGCGCGCCGTTCCTGA